In Bactrocera oleae isolate idBacOlea1 chromosome 5, idBacOlea1, whole genome shotgun sequence, a genomic segment contains:
- the l(1)G0196 gene encoding inositol hexakisphosphate and diphosphoinositol-pentakisphosphate kinase isoform X5 has product MSNMDWVWWKDWWRVKRLRKRLRHAFDAREQQQAAENAEGTLAFKHCRVCNKALPDISGIAEAVRPCRRCRRRHLAANTVAACGSAVERTPTAANQPDDYENNGYCFEDHPDEDEDEKCGAHNDVPLGVGFDDVNYYYGEDDDGSYDNIEDDDFCYCDECWNGDGESNDGMDSDCSTCSNPGKQVVVGICAMAKKTQSKPMKEILTRLQEFEFIKMLIFSEDVILKEPVENWPLCDCLISFHSKGFPLEKAIQYAQLRKPYVLNNLHMQYDIQDRRRVYAILEKEGIEIPRYAVLDRDSPDPKQHELIESEDHVEVNGIIFNKPFVEKPVSAEDHNIYIYYPTSAGGGSQRLFRKIGSRSSVYSPESRVRKTGSFIYEDFMPTDGTDVKVYTVGPDYAHAEARKSPALDGKVERDSEGKEIRYPVILNNAEKLISRKVCLAFKQTVCGFDLLRANGKSYVCDVNGFSFVKNSNKYYDDCAKILGNMILRELTPTLHIPWLVPFQLDDPPIVPTTFGKMMELRCVVAVIRHGDRTPKQKMKLEVRHPKFFEIFEKYDGYKDGHVKLKRPKQLQEILDIARYLLSEIQSKSADAEIQEKESKLEQLKNVLEMYGHFSGINRKVQMKYQPKGRPRGSSSDDDAPKEPSLVLILKWGGELTPAGRIQAEELGRIFRCMYPGGQGRQDYSGTQGLGLLRLHSTFRHDLKIYASDEGRVQMTAAAFAKGLLALEGELTPILVQMVKSANTNGLLDNDCDSSKYQNLAKQRLHDLMRVDREFTLEDREVINPCNSISINQALDFVKNPVECCNHVHKLIKELLTIISVKKEDPKTKDAILYHGETWDLMARRWEKIEKDFSTKSKQYDISKVPDIYDCIKYDLQHNQHTLQYDQAEELYIYAKYLADIVIPQEYGSTVQEKLAIGQGICTPLLKKIKADLQRNIEEVGDESVNRLNPHYSHGVASPGRHVRTRLYFTSESHVHSLLTVLRYGGLLNVLNDEQWRRAMDYISMVSELNYMSQVVIMLYEDPTKDPTSEERFHVELHFSPGVNCCVQKNLPPGPGFRPHSRNDSGNPKQMGSSNSFLKTNSGGDDANPPRIEEENDSEDSPVRSQSDGYDKDTPPHTKHLKSKPIPIGAHHTVSGHEAAHLAKRLNEELASQQHSMESQRPISPDAEPRSRSYEQRDQKRAKDTVASTPIHTPSLTSTNNKHEFKEILNTRSNPNFAGAGGTFHIRVTDSLTFYKIDSSTNELPLSDIDFSLNPLTPESPCNEHKSNSPCETRQKRHVRLLTMRAIASIDESDAANELYLPKISPLATNERPLSCNCLSGGGAFDENLPHSHSKSMADISPLNDGEVLHFVLGSSPISTSRVASIDDFQLSCSAPATILSSEFRFRLQEERHTVVDQLRVNSPTNSPTASTLKLCQESDERQLQQQAKSQQKYANELCSGVGADVERAPDIKTVSMSSLPTVQSAPVMINVENPFKFTQQAQQPFVNKFSTINEFDNTHATNTALSSPVQSSSACDFDTLFQHKHTDKRATNYHHNSRIRRQNQHQHKLFNRQQQHAPQTHTARIPDVIVTLSSSSTNLSKLMPDTNQFNSKLTPTVPTTYDPTNTTTTTTITTTNTTSTTNVNANMSASASITTSKSTPMTSSVIATCTSTATSAADGNATPVSSSSSVSSRRQRHSIAGQMSYMKMLGFGGFSKKMATSSSSLFSTAVISGSSSAPNLRDMIPCAVSSSVLEGFGGVPPIRPLETLHNALSLKQLDQFLHKMTTSPLFKTPASSPPKHPSTPQQTLQGALQSMCSLEAATSYLSGDSMCHCQEAVATQGERVREPMLKNAICMHPAVHLAGNVRKPLEQGATAVATAEVLATTATSERANKCNNVGAAEANATATAQPTAGMWSQQSSVASSTEPSSPAISDTYSHETPSGEMSISITSAEGVNILPVAEELAKFFPQLDDADLNAVSVYTPMNTDVLDVDADGVFTFGGGSSRSDVSACLTPVSFGMDISMIANKGSMTLSVDGFEDDDETTLSAATTPSLPVDEPKLETCYCCPTHAEMAEPPDVEDTFDALPEPLKIPDTKIISSSPETNYFGEPTSLPPLPLCGENTLRRGARKATDPISPKIKKQISLFEGGEYERQKEYNNLHASINIPSASTLKQDARLRKFETLTQSTSNSNFPFASNTLKRVQHNASELDDVSHTQSCINLKSSVCASPAASATGSPQHKATPIAIVTQPVSTTSNTVPTHGAAVGTDNIGPPRPGALIVKERFIEPPKRIPRSFHSKTQSMDSDFLFNEFLLVPARSPTHAPISPEGSSRTSSASTSPASRSNSRFMATKILDDVATLQHK; this is encoded by the exons ATGTCCAATATGGATTGGGTGTGGTGGAAGGATTGGTGGCGCGTCAAGCGGCTACGTAAGCGTTTGCGGCATGCCTTTGATGCGCGTGAACAACAACAAGCCGCTGAAAACGCTGAGGGCACACTAGCGTTCAAACATTGTCGTGTGTGTAATAAGGCGCTGCCGGATATTAGTGGCATTGCCGAGGCGGTTCGCCCATGTCGCCGTTGTCGGCGCAGACATTTGGCCGCCAATACGGTCGCGGCATGTGGCAGCGCTGTCGAACGCACGCCGACAGCAGCCAATCAGCCAGATGACTATGAAAATAATGGCTATTGTTTTGAAGATCATCCTGATGAGGATGAAGATGAGAAGTGCGGTGCGCACAATGATGTGCCACTCGGTGTTGGCTTCGATGACGTTAATTATTATTATGGGGAGGACGATGATGGCAGCTATGATAATATAGAGGACGATGACTTTTGCTATTGCGATGAGTGTTGGAAT GGGGACGGCGAGAGCAATGACGGCATGGATTCGGATTGTAGCACCTGTTCGAATCCTGGGAAACAAGTGGTTGTAGGTATTTGCGCCATGGCTAAAAAGACGCAATCCAAGCCGATGAAAGAGATCTTAACACGCTTGCAAGAATTTGAATTCATCAAAATGCTTATATTTTCCGAAGATGTCATTTTGAAG GAACCGGTAGAAAATTGGCCTTTGTGCGATTGTCTCATCTCGTTTCATTCGAAGGGCTTCCCATTGGAGAAAGCCATACAATATGCGCAATTACGCAAACCCTACGTGCTCAACAACTTACACATGCAATATGATATACAAGACCGACGCCGTGTCTATGCTATACTGGAGAAGGAAGGCATTGAAATACCACGTTATGCGGTTTTAGATCGTGACTCACCAGACCCAAAAC AACACGAGCTCATTGAGTCTGAGGATCACGTTGAGGTGAAtggtattattttcaataaaccaTTTGTGGAGAAGCCCGTATCAGCTGAGGATCACAATATCTACATTTACTATCCCACTTCGGCAGGTGGCGGCAGTCAGCGTCTCTTCAGAAAG ATTGGCAGTCGCAGCAGCGTTTATTCACCAGAATCGCGCGTGCGCAAAACCGGTTCATTCATCTATGAAGATTTCATGCCCACTGATG GCACGGACGTTAAGGTATACACAGTCGGACCAGATTATGCACATGCCGAGGCCCGTAAGTCTCCAGCACTGGATGGAAAAGTGGAGCGCGACAGCGAGGGCAAGGAGATACGCTATCcggttatattaaataatgCTGAGAAGCTCATCTCACGCAAAGTTTGTTTGGCTTTTAAACAGACAGTCTGCGGCTTCGACTTGCTACG CGCCAATGGAAAATCCTATGTTTGTGACGTGAATGGCTTCAGCTTCGTTAAGAACTCGAACAAGTATTACGATGATTGCGCCAAAATACTGGGCAATATGATATTGCGTGAACTCACGCCCACCTTGCATATACCATGGCTTGTGCCCTTTCAACTAGATGATCCACCCATTGTGCCCACCACTTTCGGCAAGATGATGGAATTGCGTTGCGTAGTCGCGGTCATAAGACACGGCGACCGCACGCCTAAGCAAAAGATGAAGCTCGAAGTGCGGCATCCCAA atttttcgagatatttgagAAGTACGACGGCTACAAGGATGGTCACGTTAAGTTGAAGCGTCCGAAACAATTGCAAGAGATTTTAGATATTGCCAGATATCTGCTATCTGAAATACAAAGCAAGTCAGCCGATGCGGAGATACAAGAGAAGGAGAGCAAATTAGAACAATTGAAAAATGTGCTGGAAAT gtATGGACACTTCTCTGGCATAAATCGCAAAGTTCAAATGAAATACCAACCGAAGGGTCGACCGCGTGGCTCTAGCTCTGATGACG ATGCACCGAAAGAGCCGTCATTAGTTTTGATCTTAAAATGGGGTGGTGAGTTAACGCCTGCTGGTCGCATACAAGCGGAGGAATTGGGACGCATATTCCGTTGCATGTATCCTGGCGGTCAGGGTCGACAAGACTATTCGGGCACACAAGGCTTGGGACTGTTGAG ATTGCACTCCACATTTCGCCATGACTTGAAAATATATGCTTCCGATGAAGGTCGTGTGCAAATGACTGCAGCCGCTTTTGCTAAAGGTCTGCTAGCGTTAGAAGGAGAGCTCACACCGATATTGGTGCAGATGGTGAAGAGTGCTAATACGAACGGGCTGCTGGATAATGATTGTGACTCCAGTAAATACCAAAATCT TGCGAAGCAACGTCTGCACGATTTGATGCGCGTAGACCGCGAATTTACACTCGAAGACCGTGAGGTGATTAATCCGTGTAATAGTATTTCCATTAATCAAGCCTTGGACTTTGTCAAAAATCCTGTGGAATGTTGCAATCACGTGCACAAGCTAATCAAAGAATTGTTAACCATTATAAGTGTAAAGAAAGAAGATCCCAAAACTAAAGACGCTATATTGTACCATGGCGAAACATGGGATTTGATGGCGCGACGTTGGGAGAAAATTGAAAAGGATTTCAGCACAAAATCTAAACAGTACGACATTTCAAAAGTACCGGACATTTACGATTGCATCAAATACGACTTGCAACACAATCAACACACGCTGCAATACGATCAGGCGGAAGAATTGTATATATACGCTAAGTACCTGGCAGATATTGTCATACCACAAGAGTACGGTTCCACTGTGCAAGAGAAGTTGGCCATTGGTCAGGGTATCTGTACGCCGttgctgaaaaaaattaaagccgATTTGCAGCGCAATATCGAAGAAGTGGGCGATGAGTCAGTAAATAGACTAAATCCACATTACAGTCACGGTGTCGCCAGTCCGGGTCGTCACGTACGCACACGCTTGTATTTCACCAGTGAAAGtcatgtacactcattgttaaCAGTTCTGCGTTATGGCGGTTTGCTGAATGTGTTAAATGATGAACAGTGGCGCCGTGCAATGGATTACATTTCAATGGTGTCGGAGTTGAATTACATGTCACAGGTTGTGATAATGCTCTACGAGGATCCCACCAAAGATCCCACATCAGAAGAACGCTTCCACGTGGAACTACATTTTAGTCCGGGTGTTAATTGTTGTGTGCAGAAAAACTTGCCACCAGGTCCAGGCTTTCGGCCACACTCGCGCAATGATTCTGGCAATCCCAAGCAAATG ggTTCAAGTAATTCTTTTCTCAAAACTAATTCTGGTGGGGATGACGCAAATCCGCCGCGTATAGAGGAGGAAAACGATTCGGAGGATAGTCCTGTGAGGAGCCAATCAGAC GGCTACGATAAAGACACCCCACCGCATACTAAACATCTAAAATCGAAGCCCATACCAATCGGTGCGCACCATACGGTAAGCGGCCATGAAGCGGCGCACTTGGCAAAGCGTTTGAATGAAGAGTTGGCTTCCCAACAACACTCAATGGAATCTCAACGCCCCATTAGTCCCGATGCTGAGCCACGTTCACGTAGCTATGAACAACGCGATCAAAAGCGTGCTAAAG ACACCGTTGCGTCTACGCCCATACACACGCCCTCTCTAACTAGTACTAATAATAAGCATGAATTCAAGGAAATACTGAACACGCGCTCCAATCCAAATTTCGCAGGCGCTGGCGGTACATTTCACATACGCGTTACCGATAGCTTGACTTTCTATAAAATCGATTCGTCCACCAACGAGTTGCCACTGTCCGATATTGATTTCTCACTCAATCCACTAACACCGGAATCCCCCTGTAACGAACATAAATCGAATTCACCATGCGAGACGCGTCAAAAACGTCATGTGCGATTATTGACTATGCGCGCCATAGCAAGCATCGATGAGTCCGACGCAGCTAACGAACTgtatttaccgaaaatatcgccGTTAGCCACGAATGAACGTCCGCTCTCGTGCAATTGCCTTAGCGGTGGTGGTGCTTTCGACGAGAACTTGCCACACTCGCATTCGAAGAGCATGGCTGACATCAGTCCGCTCAACGATGGCGAAGTTTTGCACTTCGTTTTGGGCAGCTCGCCGATTTCCACTTCACGCGTAGCCTCCATTGATGACTTTCAGTTGTCTTGTTCGGCGCCAGCCACAATACTTAGCAGCGAGTTCAGATTCCGTCTGCAGGAGGAACGGCATACGGTAGTCGATCAACTACGCGTTAATTCGCCCACCAATTCGCCGACCGCCTCCACTTTAAAATTATGCCAAGAGTCCGATGAGCGGCAGCTGCAGCAGCAAGCGAAATCGCAACAGAAATACGCCAACGAGCTGTGCAGTGGCGTGGGTGCTGACGTTGAGCGCGCGCCTGACATAAAGACCGTCTCAATGAGCAGTTTACCCACCGTACAGTCGGCGCCGGTGATGATAAATGTTGAAAATCCTTTCAAGTTTACGCAGCAAGCTCAACAaccatttgtaaataaattttctacaatCAATGAATTTGATAATACACATGCTACTAACACCGCTTTATCTTCTCCCGTGCAATCCTCGTCTGCCTGCGACTTTGATACATTATTCCAACACAAACACACTGACAAACGCGCCACAAATTATCATCATAACTCACGCATACGTCGACAAAACCAACACCAACACAAACTATTTaaccgacaacaacaacacgcaccGCAAACACATACCGCGCGCATACCTGACGTTATCGTCACTTTGAGCTCATCCTCAACCAATTTGTCTAAACTAATGCCTGATACTAACCAATTCAATTCGAAACTCACTCCTACCGTCCCTACAACTTACGACCCAACAAATACCACTACCACAACAACCATAACCACTACGAACACAACATCAACGACCAATGTCAATGCCAATATGTCCGCGTCCGCGTCCATAACTACGTCTAAATCCACACCCATGACCTCGTCCGTGATCGCCACCTGTACCTCGACCGCTACTTCCGCCGCAGATGGCAATGCGACGCCAGTATCGTCCTCATCGTCGGTATCGTCTCGACGTCAAAGACACAGTATTGCCGGCCAGATGTCGTATATGAAAATGTTGGGATTTGGTGGTTTTAGCAAAAAGATGGCCACTAGCTCAAGTAGTCTATTTAGCACGGCAGTTATAAGCGGCAGCTCATCGGCACCCAATCTAAGGGATATGATACCGTGTGCGGTCTCATCGTCAG TACTTGAAGGTTTCGGCGGTGTACCACCAATTCGACCACTAGAGACTCTACACAATGCACTCTCACTGAAGCAGCTCGATCAATTTCTACACAAAATGACAACATCGCCACTCTTCAAAACACCAGCATCATCGCCGCCCAAGCATCCATCAACACCACAACAAACCTTACAGGGCGCGTTACAATCTATGTGCTCTTTGGAGGCGGCTACAAGTTATCTATCCGGTGACAGCATGTGTCATTGCCAGGAAGCAGTCGCAACACAGGGCGAAAGGGTGCGTGAGCCAATGTTGAAGAATGCAATTTGCATGCATCCAGCAGTCCATCTAGCCGGGAATGTGCGTAAACCGCTGGAGCAAGGAGCAACAGCAGTGGCAACAGCAGAAGTtctagcaacaacagcaacgtcCGAACGCGCCAATAAATGCAACAATGTTGGCGCAGCTGAGGcaaatgcaacagcaacagcgcaGCCAACTGCTGGAA TGTGGAGCCAACAGTCGAGCGTTGCTAGCAGCACCGAACCCTCATCCCCAGCCATTTCGGACACATACTCGCATGAAACACCCAGCGGCGAAATGTCCATTAGTATAACCAGCGCCGAAGG cgTTAACATCCTGCCCGTAGCCGAGGAGCTCGCCAAATTCTTTCCACAACTCGATGATGCCGACCTGAATGCCGTCTCGGTATATACGCCCATGAATACGGATGTCTTAGATGTGGATGCCGACGGCGTATTTACATTCGGCGGAGGCAGTAGCCGTAGTGATGTGAGCGCCTGCTTAACACCGGTCAGCTTTGGCATGGACATAAGTATGATTGCAAACAAAGGATCGATGACTCTTTCAGTTGAT GGTTTCGAAGATGATGACGAAACTACGCTTTCAGCCGCCACAACACCATCGCTACCTGTAGATGAACCAAAACTTGAGACCTGCTATTGCTGTCCCACTCATGCTGAGATGGCTGAACCGCCTGATGTCGAAGATACCTTCGATGCACTTCCTGAACCGCTTAAAATACCAGATACAAAAATTATCAGTTCTTCGCCGGAGACAAATTACTTCGGCGAACCGACGTCATTGCCTCCGCTGCCACTTTGTGGTGAAAATACGCTACGCCGTGGTGCACGCAAGGCAACCGATCCAATATCGCCCAAAATCAAGAAGCAGATCAGTCTCTTTGAGGGCGGGGAATATGAACGTCAAAAGGAGTACAACAATCTACATGCGTCTATCAACATACCGTCGGCATCCACACTAAAGCAGGATGCACGTCTGCGTAAATTTGAGACACTCACTCAGTCTACTTCCAATTCCAACTTTCCATTTGCAAGTAATACACTAAAGCGCGTGCAGCACAATGCTTCCGAACTGGACGATGTTAGTCACACGCAGTCGTGCATTAATCTGAAAAGTTCGGTGTGCGCTTCGCCCGCAGCCTCCGCTACAGGATCGCCGCAGCATAAAGCCACACCCATTGCAATTGTTACACAGCCTGTTTCTACGACGTCCAACACAGTGCCGACGCATGGTGCTGCCGTCGGCACAGACAACATTGGTCCACCACGACCAGGTGCTTTGATTGTTAAAGAACGTTTCATAGAGCCGCCAAAACGAATTCCTCGTAGTTTCCACAGCAAAACTCAGTCCATGGACTCCGATTTCTTGTTCAATGAGTTCTTGTTAGTACCAGCACGTTCGCCGACCCACGCACCCATTTCGCCCGAAGGTAGCAGCCGCACAAGCAGCGCAAGCACATCCCCTGCATCGCGCTCCAACTCGCGATTTATGGCGACAAAAATTTTGGACGATGTGGCTACTTTGCAACATAAATAA